Below is a genomic region from Triticum dicoccoides isolate Atlit2015 ecotype Zavitan chromosome 5A, WEW_v2.0, whole genome shotgun sequence.
GtctgtatgtgtatttgcatgtaCAAGAGGTGAAGGTCAAGTTATAGTACCATTACTAATTATCTGCTCCCTAGCTCAAATACACTtgcatgaacagtaaaataatTTTTTTAAATAGTAAAATGAGCATCAACAAAATTTCTAACATGCTGCAAAATTTCACTTTAAATGACATGCGTGGAGGCCTGTGCAAAAAAAAGATGTATTTTGGAGTACCAATTTTTGTTTTTCGGACACACCTGCAAATGTCTTTTCATGGTGAAATTTTGCAAGATGGTTTTCTCTTAAGGAAAAGGCAGACCATTATCTGCCTTATGCATTCAAAACAAGCCGTGGAAATTTTGCAAGATGTTAGAAAACTTGTTGATATTCATCCAAAAAAATCAGATCTTTTTTAATTTATTTACTATCTTTTCAGAATATATGTCCGCGCGGGTGCATTTGTGAACACTTAGGCATCCTCTGTACTTCTTTTGCAGATGCTTGTTATGGCATGTGTAAAGTGTCAGTGTTACAATGGTGCCTTGGAGAGCCCACTCCAACTTGCAGCCTGAATGGCCATCGAGGATAACTAGTGAATTCACTATGATGTTCCTTGGGACGATCTTTGGGTGCATGACCGCAACCCGAGGACATTGCGTCCCTAATTTTCAAGGCCTCGTCGCGGAAAAATTGTAGTGTTAAAAGATGCTCTGTTCGCCCACTTCCATGAATTCTTTACTCTTTGGGCCACATTGCGACATTGAGTGGAAGCACACTGCCAATGAATGGCCATCATTGAGTGGAAGTTCACTATGATGTTCCGCCTAGGAAGTCCAATTCCACAGCTCCATTTGTTCCCTCATGGAGCACACAGTTTGGAAGGCTTTGGGCTCCTCTCAAGATTAAATTCTTCAGTTTGCTTGCCATACAAAATAGGATTTGAACCGAGGATCAGTTGGCCAAGTATGGATGGTCGTCTCAAAAAAAAAAGTATGGATGGTCAAATTGTTGCCCTTGTCCCCTATGCAAGCGCGATAAAGAATCCGTTGACCATCTTTTCTACAAGTGTCGATATACGATTAAGTTTTGGGACATGATCAAAGAGTGGCTACAACTTAGGCATCTAGACACTTCATCTTGAGACCTTATCCACTCCGCCAAAGATTGGTGGATTGGACTCTCCGACACCAACACCCCAAACTACAACGATGGCCACGCTCGCCATGCTCACATCATCAATCATTTGAAAGGAGAGAAATGCTGTGTCTTTTGCCAAAAGAGGGCCCCTCTAGCAGTCCACAACATCAAAACCAAGGCGACAGCCTGGGTGACTGTGGGCGCCAAAAAGTTGGGTTCAATCATGCCGGGAGAGTAATGTCCATTTGTAGTATCGATGTGTTGTAGCACAAACAAATTTCTCTCTTAGTTAAAGATGAGGCAAATATTTGCCCTCCATTTCAAAAAGAAAAACTACGATGTTGTATAGTAGTCTACACAGTTGGCCGTGGTTGGAAATAGAAAGGACGGGCTTCAGAATGATAAATAAGAGGAAAATTATGGTTGGAAGCCCTTGATTCTTTTCTTTTCCAACCGTGTGTAGGATATTCGCTTGCGTGCAGGGTCGTGTGAACCACAAGATACACAACACATGACGGAGACTGCATAGAAATGGAAGACCCTACTTGTATCGAACATGAACACCTCAAAATTGCAATTCAGAGCTACATGTGTGTATTTCTGCACTCCCTCTGTTAAATGCAAAGTACTGGTTTTCAAAGTTATAACCACAAATAAACATGCTTCGCATCCAGACATCCAGATAAAGTTCTATCAAGCTCACTACACTACAGCCCCAAGCGGCAAATCGGGCTGCTCTTGATCAGATTGAAGTCGACCTGTACAGATCATAATTCATATTAGCACAGGCTTGTGGACAAGACAAAGTTAATAAGCACAATACCTTTGGCCCAAAGAGATCACGTATGTTGTCAATCCCATACAGAATCATTGTTGGCCTGCATTCAGCAGCAAAATGTGGTCAGCACAGATTTCTTTGCAATCCATAGATAAAGCAAAGATTTCTCGAGTCCAATCAGGATCTTGCTCTCCTTTGGTTTTCCTCGCACTTCTATTTGAGACATTAGTTGAAAAACAAGGATCCCGAAGGTGTTTTTTTTGTGGAGAAAAAAGAAATCAATTCAACATATATGCACATAAAGGAATCATTCATATGGAAACTATGCCAGTTTTACCTTTCAAGTGAAAGACCCCATGCGATAACATTAACGCCCTCTGGCAGTCCCATGGGAAGTAACATTTCAGGCCTGAACATGCCTGAGTTGCCTATCTCCACCCATTTCTTCAGACCATCGTGGTAGCTAAAAAAATAATAAACATAATAATGATTCATGGGATCGCAATAATCATGAAAACAATAGCAATCAAACTTGTTCTGACCTGAAAATTTCCATGCTTGGTTCAGTGTACGGGTTGTAGGCAGGTTTGAAACGCAGCTTTGACATGCCTAAGAGCCAGAAAAGGAGAGGAGAGGTGGCATTATTAAATCTCTATGTACTGGAGATAGCAGATATTCCCTCCGTTacgaaatataagtctttttagagatttctatATGGATTACATACTGatttatagacatattttagagtgtagattcattcattttgctccgtatgtagtccatattagaatctctaaaaagacttatatttaggaaaggagggagtacaagaCAAGAATATTAAATGCATGCCTGATGCACATTATGCAGATGGGCATGGAGCACCAATATTCTTGGAATAACTGAATAACAACATATGGCAGTACAGTTTTTACGAATTTAATAATAAGATCCATAAATACTACTCCGTCCGATCCAAAGTAACTGTCGCAGTTTTGTACTAAGGTTAGTTcaaccttagttcaaaactgcaacacttattATGTATCAGAGGGAGTATAACAAAGTCAATGGCTTTGGTTTAGTACCTAGTCTGGAGAAGAAATCTTCCAATACACCTATCAGATCACCAAGCGTCAAACCATAATCACAAATAAGACCTGAAATCAGAAGCATCGTAAGTAGCTTCATTGTTAAAAGGGTTATGTGTGTGACATCTACAATAAGTACCAAATATCAATCAAGTTAACACCACATAGGCAAGAAACAAGAGAATGGTTACCTTCTATCTGGTGGAATTCTGCAAGATGAGTTCGGTCCACAGCTTCATTCCGGAAAACACGATCAATAGAATAGTATCTCTTAGGAGCAAAAGTTTTCTGAACAgcccatggtggtttatcaaagaaAAGAAATCTCATGAATCGTTCAACAGAACAGAGAAAACAAATTGATATCACCTCCATTAATTTAGGCAAACTAAGACAATATAAGTTACAATGGAATTACAAAGAGATAAAATAAACATCACTTAGTTGCTTTACCTCCTGTGCTAGCTTGTATAGCATCCTTGTTGAAACTGCAGTTGTGTGAGTACGAAGCAGGTTTTTCTCTGCTTCATCTCGCTTCCAGTCGTAACCATATCTGCAGACAGCAACCTCAAATTATAAACTCTCTGGCTAAACTGCAGCAAAGACACCAGAACATACCCTTTGGAGCCATGGCCACCAGACTGATGTACTTGCTTTACTTTCTCAAGATAGTCATCGGGTAATTGTGTTGTTGTAGCAGGGGCTGCAAAAAAGTCGATTGATTAAATATGTTTAAATCCAACTGTTGGCTCAACAACAGTAACATAACCTTTACCTTTGAGGAAAAAGGTATCGTGTGAATCACGAGCAGGATGCTGTTGTGGCTGGAACAGTGCATCGAAATTCCAGAAGCTACCAAAGGAAGCAACGATACATAATGTCAGAAATATATGGATCTTTATCTAGGAAACAGTGATATGCTCATAACTACATTGTCTTGTCATATAGTCATATGGTGTTGGCGACGGGCGACCTATCACTCCTAAATCCTAAAATAACTTCAATTTTGTGGAGAAGATCTACCAGTACAAGAAATTGACTACAAACAGGtatgagaaaagaaaaaaaaatcttgtcTTATTTTGTGTTTTACCTGCTCTCTACATACATGTTCGTTGGCATCTCACTGAACCTGTTACATCAATAAAATTAATCAATCCATTCTCCGAATATTGCCTTGAACTGCAAATATCATGACCAAATGTTTTTTTATTTACCCCATCTCGAGAAAAATGTTCTGGATTGCCTCACGGACCTGAAGAAAATCCACCAAATAACAGTTCTGAGTTATCTGGTTTATCATATAAAGCTGTATTTAAAAATGGAACACCGTGCAGATTAGAAGTACCTCTAACAACGGTTGGCTATATCCTATCGCAATAGGTTGTCCTTGAGCTCCATAGTTATAATCTTTAAATTCCAGATCCTTCCAGTCGCCACTTTAGGAAAGAAAAACCATTTTAAAGGAAAATATATCATAAATCTGTTACTGTATGCATTAATAGGTACACACATAAAAAAAATTAAAGGTTAATTTTAACGTGACAATAAGTTTAGCATAGTCTTTGACAGGTATGATAAGTACAGCTGGGCTATTTAGAATAGAAACGGCATTGAGGAGTCTTCCATGTAGCGTTCAATTGCTCATGGTACATTATAGTTTATAGTCAACAAGCAGAGGTTTCCTGCTCAATTTCTGAAATTAGCTTGAGAAAAGTGACATCAAATTACCTCTTGAGATGTTCTCGTGTCACATCGGTTGCCAATGTTTTTCTCTTTGCAACAAATTCAGGCCCCTTCTTCAGTGAATACCAAATAGATTTCCTGGAAAAACAGCGAAGCAGATGTAAAAATTAGGGATAATTGACTATGATGCTACACTTGGCTGGCACTTATTGACACTGTAAAAAAGATCTCTTTGAAATAGATACTTACTCTTTTGTTACAAGCTTTCTTCTCTTCAAATCATCTATTACTTTGTCAGCAATAACCTACATGAATAAAAAACAATTTCCTTGAGAAGGGCCAAAGAACaatttgatactccctccgtaccatattacttgacgctcaaacgggatgggggaggggggggtTACGAGCTATTgtaatatgggacggagggagtactagatattgTACATAACAACTATCTGTGCCGTGCCATGACACAATCAAGTAAATGGTTCAAGTGGAAATGCAAAATATGAGAGGAACAACGAGCAACAAGCAACACCAACCTCCCCATTCTCCAGTCTTATAAGCTGCTCTTGCAATTCATCATTGGTATCCTCAACCTGAATTAATCAAACAGCGAATTATACAATGGCATGCCTAGAGATACAAAGCTCGAGACAGATAAAAGCACACCGAGAGACCTTCAGTTAACACAGATGTAACTACTGGACATTGAAAGAGTTGAACTATGATGAGGATGTATTCTACATCTACAACCCAGAAATTGGCAAATTGAGAGCATCGCCCGGAAGAAGAGCAGATACGGCAGGCAAGTTTCCAATACAAATACACACTGAACTGAATCATACATCTCTCCGACAACATCGAAGAGAAGAAAAAATGAAACGAGCTCAGCTCAGCTCCATACCTTTCTCAGTACGAGGTCTTTGTTTCCCTTCTCAAATCCAATCCACTTGTTCTTGGCTGCAGCCTTCATTCCAATATCGAACACGTCCCCCAAACTCTCCTGCAACGCGCCACTCTGAGCATCAGAGATCCCCGGAACCGAAACCATTCACTCCAATCGAGCACCTAAAGCTAAACGCCACACATAGAGAGAGGGAAATCACCTTGAGCGCGCCCTTGGAGGCACCCTCGGGCGGGATGGCCGCGACGAGCTGCACCTCGGGGGAGCCCCTCGCGGCATACCCCTTGGCCTCATCGGTGAGCACCCACGTCTCCTTGGTGATGTCCTGCAGCAAAGCTCGTTGGGTCTTGGGGGAAATCGGGGCAGGGACGAAGCGAGGCTCGGGGAATTGGGGAGGGGGAGGGTACCGTACCGCACTCTCAACGATGCGGAAGGCGGTGAGCCTCTTGATGACGTCCTCCACGTCTTTGTGcgggacgccgagggaggaggcgaaGGACCGGGAGTCGGGGATCTCGGCGTTCGCGTTGAGGTGGGCGAGGAGCCCGTCCTCCACGTCCGCCAACGGCTGCTTCGCCGCCAtcctcggcggtggcggcggcggcggcgaggaggaggaggaggaagaagaggaggtttCTGGGAGGAGAGATGGGGAACACGGGGCTTTGGGTTTGGTCGGGAGCGACTAGAGTAAAATCGGAGCTTTatttgcaaaaataaaataaaataagaaacaTGGGCCGTTTGATGGGGAATGAATGGCCCGGATCCTAGGGAGTCTTTGCAAAAAGATCTCCCGTTACTGATTAATTTGTTTTCAGCAGCTGGATCAGCTGCACGGCCGTCCGATCCGTCCGCGCATGACCCTTCGATCCTCTTCCTCTGCTTCAATCCTGCCCCTTGCAAAAAGGAAGCACTCCACGAGCGGTGAATGCGGATTTGCATATTTGGGACCGTGATATTCTGAGAGGAccgaaaaaaagaattaaaaaattaaaaaaagaattagAAAAGTTGCGGAGGGGTCCTATAAACGcggaatcccaagcacgccaaaaaGAGATTCTTGTCATTACTGAAAACCTATTAGAGCAAGAGGAGATCTACTGGTTACAAAGGGGTCGTGCAAACTGGCTCTTACATGATAATCGCAACACTTCTTTTTTCCATAATGCGGCGACGACTAGAAAAAAAAGAAATCAGATTAAAAAATTGCTGGATGACAATGGTGTTTGGCTGCAAGATACGGAGATGAAAAACCATATTACGGGGTACTTCGCTAATCTCTTTACTTCACAAGTTGCTCAACCGAATCCGGAGGTTTTATCCCTCGTCAGAAGAAAAGTGACAGATGAAATGAATATTGCTCTCCTTGCCCCTTATACGGCTGAGGAGGTTCGAAAGGCGCTTTTTGATATAGGAGACTTAAAAGCGCCGGGTCCGGATGGACTACATGCCATTTTTTATAAAAGATTTTGGTCTATGTTGGGGGATGATCTGACTAAAGAGGTGCTCCAGGCGGTGAATACTGGCTCTATACCTAATGGATGGAATGATACAACAATTGTAATGATCCCAAAGATTGGTTCCTCAGAAAAGGTAACTCAGTTTAGACCAATCAGTTTGTGCAACGTGGTGTATAAGGTTAT
It encodes:
- the LOC119301575 gene encoding phenylalanine--tRNA ligase alpha subunit, cytoplasmic-like — its product is MAAKQPLADVEDGLLAHLNANAEIPDSRSFASSLGVPHKDVEDVIKRLTAFRIVESADITKETWVLTDEAKGYAARGSPEVQLVAAIPPEGASKGALKESLGDVFDIGMKAAAKNKWIGFEKGNKDLVLRKVEDTNDELQEQLIRLENGEVIADKVIDDLKRRKLVTKEKSIWYSLKKGPEFVAKRKTLATDVTREHLKSGDWKDLEFKDYNYGAQGQPIAIGYSQPLLEVREAIQNIFLEMGFSEMPTNMYVESSFWNFDALFQPQQHPARDSHDTFFLKAPATTTQLPDDYLEKVKQVHQSGGHGSKGYGYDWKRDEAEKNLLRTHTTAVSTRMLYKLAQEKTFAPKRYYSIDRVFRNEAVDRTHLAEFHQIEGLICDYGLTLGDLIGVLEDFFSRLGMSKLRFKPAYNPYTEPSMEIFSYHDGLKKWVEIGNSGMFRPEMLLPMGLPEGVNVIAWGLSLERPTMILYGIDNIRDLFGPKVDFNLIKSSPICRLGL